A DNA window from Limanda limanda chromosome 6, fLimLim1.1, whole genome shotgun sequence contains the following coding sequences:
- the sars2 gene encoding serine--tRNA ligase, mitochondrial gives MATCIGVVARVGGAALSALQPACRQAAGRRARLSVPQRLGHSGRSSLYDHVREGYSDKPELDMRDVCEDTDKVIANVESRKGDLRPDDVRKIVCVWQELQAVRTEISELEKLKRHISDTVRALVKTNDKKALANLQEYTQALQRGREIRSRLNQLYTADTELDQEHYSRALRLPNTTHPDVPVGDESQARVVELVGEKPEFDFKPRGHVELGEELGLIRQRHLAHVSGHRSYYLRGAGARLQIALQNFALDTLQQRGFIPMVVPDVLKGAVFEGCGMQPNAHRSQVYSLDPARFVDLNLAGTGEVGTAGYFMDHAVNWKDLPVRSVCSSTCYRAETDTGRETWGLYRVHHFTKVEMFGVTADETGEESSQLLQEFVSLQKEMFSALELHYRVLDMSTQELGPPAYRKYDIEAWMPGRNSYGEISSGSNCTDYQSRRLNILYEREDGSMQYAHTVNATACAIPRTIIAILETHQTKEGTVRVPRALQPYLGLEVIEKPKYCALKYIGPNQHNRPPRPAPKTR, from the exons ATGGCGACGTGCATCGGCGTGGTGGCGAGAGTCGGCGGCGCTGCACTCAGCGCGTTGCAGCCGGCGTGCAGACAGGCTGCCGGCCGGAGGGCGCGCCTGTCCGTCCCGCAGCGCCTCGGTCACAGCGGCCGGAGCAGCCTGTACGACCATGTCCGGGAAGGCTACAGCGACAAGCCCGAGCTGGACATGAGGGACGTGTGTGAGGACACCGACAAAGTCATCGCCAATGTGGAGAGCAGGAAGGGCGACCTGCGGCCGGACGATGTCAGGAAGATC GTATGTGTGTGGCAGGAGCTCCAGGCAGTGAGGACAGAGATCTCTGAgctggagaagctgaagagacACATCAGTGACACAGTCAGAGCTCTAGTG AAAACGAATGACAAGAAAGCTCTGGCCAAT CTTCAGGAGTACACCCAGGCTCTGCAGAGGGGGCGAGAGATTCGCAGCCGGCTGAATCAGCTCTACACTGCAGACACTGAGCTGGATCAGGAGCACTACAGCCGAGCGCTCAGATTACCCAACACAACACACCCTGACGTG CCAGTTGGAGATGAGAGCCAGGCGAGGGTGGTGGAGCTGGTCGGAGAGAAACCTG AGTTTGACTTCAAGCCAAGGGGCCACGTAGAACTGGGTGAGGAGTTGGGTCTCATCAGGCAGAG GCATCTAGCTCACGTTTCAGGCCACAGGTCCTATTACCTGAGGGGAGCAGGGGCCAGACTTCAGATCGCACTTCAAAACTTCGCCCTCGACACACTGCAGCAACGG GGCTTCATTCCCATGGTTGTCCCTGACGTGCTGAAGGGGGCAGTGTTT gaggGTTGTGGGATGCAGCCCAATGCTCACCGCTCTCAGGTCTACTCCCTGGACCCGGCTCGGTTCGTGGATCTCAACCTGGCTGGGACTGGAGAGGTCGGGACAGCAG GCTATTTCATGGATCATGCAGTAAACTGGAAGGACCTTCCTGTCAG GTCGGTGTGCAGCAGCACTTGCTACAGAGCAGAGACCGACACCGGCAGAGAGACGTGGGGCCTCTACAGAGTTCATCACTTCACCAAG GTGGAGATGTTTGGAGTGACAGCAGatgagacaggagaggagagctctcagctgctgcaggagtttGTCTCCTTGCAGAAAGAGATGTTCTCTGCACTGGAGTTACACTACAG AGTGCTGGACATGTCGACACAGGAACTGGGTCCTCCTGCTTACAGGAAGTATGACATAGAAGCCTGGATGCCAGGGAGGAACAGTTACGGAGAG ATTTCCAGCGGCTCCAACTGCACCGACTACCAGAGCAGACGCCTCAACATCCTGTATGAGAGAGAGGACGGCAGCATGCAGTACGCCCACACA GTGAATGCTACAGCATGTGCCATCCCCCGAACCATCATCGCGATCCTTGAGACACATCAGACCAAA GAGGGAACAGTGCGTGTGCCCCGAGCCCTGCAGCCTTATTTGGGTCTAGAAGTGATCGAGAAGCCAAAGTACTGTGCCCTGAAATACATTGGACCCAACCAGCACAATCGACCACCCAGGCCTGCTCCCAAGACCAGATGA
- the si:dkey-260j18.2 gene encoding kelch-like protein 17 — protein sequence MNAVRGGTVTWRPQPWQDGDGGGGEPLSDSDSEEEDFPDDSTTPLGDYITHGLKQLLDAQQLCDVTLLVEGKKFMCHRVLLAAVSPYFRAMFTSPLVESRLTEIRLEEVTPSVMETVIQFVYTGEAGLSLDTAEDLFVAANRLQVMPLQDLCSRFLFEHLSVDNCLGMYSLARSHHDQLLLRASLRLVAQHFPRVARQKDFLLLDHGTLGSLLSSDRLGVDSEAEVYDAARRWAEHQPLDRYAHMPALLHHLRPGLLSQEESRRLSQELGPAAAGEGLGGPLRPREGMFEKKIVCVDLTPREDENLAARDYTVDCFDPRTGKWEKLAALGSLVSPGCTAVGDRLFVAGGILRTGSVSAAVHEYDAVLDHWIERPSMVQPRAMLGLLGCGDSLYALGGSNRSALLDSSETLELSTLQWTPGPRLPLPLRAFACAALRGRLYLLGGTTLEQNRAVVHSGVLIYHTLTDCWTRVALDSGATCLAGGVAVRGGVCAIGGYMRDTTKFLDGNYTNLETLDATGRVLFFREGRGSGVEREVTGGGVMVTAEQRGAAGGGSDRAPSPVVFPGLPRRIAAGGVARWKRRIYVLGGENGSRFYDSVYCWKPGWRSWVQRREKLPGDTGGVSQFGCTTLKFPKKHILSRLRLAKENCKKAAD from the exons atgaATGCTGTGCGGGGGGGCACAGTCACCTGGCGTCCCCAGCCGTGGCAGGACGGGgacgggggagggggggagcctCTGTCCGACAGCGACTCCGAGGAGGAGGACTTCCCCGATGACAGCACCACCCCGCTGGGCGACTACATCACACATG GACTGAAGCAGCTCCTGGACGCTCAGCAGCTGTGTGATGTCACTCTGCTTGTTGAGGGGAAGAAGTTCATGTGTCACAG AGTCCTCTTAGCAGCCGTGAGCCCCTACTTCAGGGCCATGTTCACCAGCCCCCTGGTGGAGTCTCGCCTCACAGAGATCCGTCTGGAGGAAGTGACGCCGTCTGTCATGGAGACCGTCATCCAGTTTGTGTACACTGGCGAGGCGGGTCTCTCTCTGGACACAGCGGAGGATCTGTTTGTGGCCGCCAACCGGCTGCAGGTCATGCCTCTTCAGGACCTGTGCTCCAG gtTTCTCTTTGAGCACCTCTCAGTAGATAACTGTCTGGGTATGTACTCTCTGGCTCGCTCTCACCAcgaccagctgctgctgcgggcCTCCCTGCGGCTGGTAGCCCAGCACTTTCCCCGGGTGGCCCGGCAGAAAGACTTCCTGCTACTTGACCACGGCACCTTAGGCAGCCTACTGAGCTCAGACCGTTTGGGAGTGGACTCGGAGGCCGAGGTCTACGATGCGGCGCGCCGATGGGCAGAGCACCAGCCCCTGGACAGGTACGCTCACATGCCTGCCCTGCTTCACCACCTGCGGCCTGGGCTGCTTTCCCAGGAAGAGAGCCGAAGACTGAGCCAGGAGTTGGGGCCTGCCGCAGCTGGTGAGGGCCTCGGGGGGCCTCTGAGACCGAGGGAGGGAATGTTTGAAAAGAAGATTGTCTGTGTGGACCTGACACCTCGGGAGGATGAGAATTTAGCTGCGAGAGACTACACAGTGGACTGCTTTGATCCTCGGACAGGAAAGTGGGAAAAGTTAGCAGCGCTGGGATCTCTTGTCAGTCCTGGCTGCACTGCTGTAGGTGACAGGCTGTTTGTGGCTGGTGGGATCCTGCGGACAGgttctgtgtctgcagcagtgCATGAATATGATGCAGTGTTGGACCACTGGATAGAGCGGCCTTCGATGGTCCAGCCCAGGGCCATGCTCGGCCTGCTGGGCTGTGGAGACTCACTCTATGCCTTAGGGGGCAGTAACCGCTCGGCCCTGCTAGACTCCAGCGAGACCCTGGAGCTGTCAACCCTGCAGTGGACCCCGGGGCCCCGGCTGCCGCTCCCGCTGCGTGCCTTTGCCTGCGCAGCATTACGTGGACGACTGTACCTCCTGGGTGGAACCACACTCGAACAGAACCGAGCTGTGGTCCACTCTGGGGTGCTCATTTATCACACCCTAACCGACTGCTGGACACGTGTGGCGCTGGACTCTGGCGCCACCTGTCTTGCTGGAGGAGTAGCCGTGCGAGGAGGGGTCTGTGCTATTGGGGGATACATGAGGGATACCACAAAGTTCCTTGATGGAAACTACACTAACTTGGAGACTTTAGACGCCACTGGGCGTGTTCTGTTTTTCAGAGAGGGCAGGGGGTCTGGTGTAGAGAGGGAGGTGACAGGGGGAGGGGTGATGGTGACTGCAGAGCAGCGCGGGGCTGCAGGCGGTGGAAGCGACCGAGCCCCCAGCCCTGTGGTATTTCCCGGGCTCCCTCGGCGGATAGCAGCCGGGGGTGTGGCCAGGTGGAAAAGGAGGATTTATGTGCTGGGTGGGGAAAACGGCTCCCGGTTCTATGACAGTGTGTACTGCTGGAAGCCTGGTTGGCGCAGCTGGGTCCAGAGACGTGAAAAGCTTCCTGGGGATACTGGAGGAGTGAGCCAGTTTGGGTGCACCACTCTAAAATTCCCTAAGAAACACATCCTGTCCAGACTGAGACTAGCCAAAGAAAACTGCAAGAAGGCTGCTGACTAG